The Thermoflavifilum sp. genome contains a region encoding:
- the metG gene encoding methionine--tRNA ligase, with translation MPEFKRYLITAALPYANGPIHIGHLAGCYLPADIYVRYLRAKKIPVQFICGTDEHGVPITIKAMQENTTPQAIVDRYHTLIRDSFAAMDISFDIFSRTSRPIHHETAQAFFKKLYDEGYFEEKETEQFYDEEKQIFLADRYIVGTCPVCGYEKAYGDQCEKCGSSLSPDELINPRSALSHTVPVKRKTRHWYMPLQRFEPWLRKWILEQHREWKANVYGQCKSWLDHGLQSRAMTRDSQWGVKVPLPDAAGKVLYVWFDAPIGYISATKELLPDSWQQWWQQEDTRLIHFIGKDNIVFHCIIFPAMLKAHGGYILPDNVPANEFLNIEGQKVSTSRNWAIWVHEYIRDFPIEQRGQDVLRYVLCANMPETKDNDFTWKDFQDRNNNELVAILGNFVNRTLVLMHKLCKGKVPRYHEDLNDERDRQLYAMLQQAKQKIEQHLEQFHFRDALAEVMNVAREGNKYLQDRAPWLLAKDEATQQANQPLIDNTIFMCLQLTANLAIFLNPFLPATAKKICYLLKVVDRMLEWENAGSLKLLSVGYSLREPELLFRKIEDAEIEKQMQKLRAGSQLPTTFESHPTEKHIPPVKPEIQYADFDKLDLRVGTIVAAEKVKQADKLLQLTVDLGTEQRTIVSGIAQHYAPEEIIGRQVIVVANLAPRKLKGITSQGMILMAEDEQGKLHFVAPTEHIHPGGNVS, from the coding sequence ATGCCTGAATTCAAGCGATATCTGATCACAGCAGCCCTTCCCTACGCCAATGGGCCCATACACATCGGTCATTTAGCCGGCTGTTATCTGCCGGCCGATATCTATGTGCGTTACCTGCGTGCTAAAAAAATACCCGTACAATTCATCTGTGGTACCGACGAACATGGCGTGCCCATCACCATCAAAGCCATGCAGGAAAATACTACCCCTCAGGCCATTGTCGATCGCTATCATACGCTGATTCGCGATAGCTTCGCCGCGATGGATATTTCATTTGATATTTTTTCGCGCACATCCAGGCCTATTCATCACGAAACTGCACAGGCTTTTTTTAAAAAACTCTACGACGAAGGCTATTTTGAAGAAAAAGAAACCGAACAATTCTACGACGAAGAGAAACAAATCTTCTTAGCCGATCGCTATATTGTGGGAACCTGCCCGGTATGCGGCTATGAAAAAGCTTACGGTGATCAGTGCGAGAAATGCGGTTCATCGCTCAGTCCAGATGAACTGATCAATCCACGTTCGGCTCTCAGCCATACCGTTCCGGTTAAACGCAAAACCAGGCACTGGTACATGCCCCTGCAACGCTTTGAGCCCTGGCTCCGGAAATGGATTCTGGAACAACACCGGGAATGGAAAGCCAACGTGTACGGCCAGTGCAAGAGCTGGCTCGACCACGGCCTACAATCGCGGGCTATGACGCGCGACAGCCAGTGGGGCGTAAAAGTGCCATTGCCCGATGCAGCAGGCAAAGTGTTGTATGTGTGGTTTGATGCTCCCATCGGGTATATTTCCGCCACAAAAGAACTGTTGCCCGACAGCTGGCAACAATGGTGGCAACAGGAAGATACCCGATTGATTCATTTCATTGGAAAAGATAATATTGTTTTTCACTGCATCATCTTCCCCGCCATGCTAAAGGCTCATGGCGGTTACATACTGCCCGATAATGTTCCGGCTAATGAGTTTTTGAATATCGAAGGACAAAAAGTGTCTACCAGTCGCAACTGGGCCATCTGGGTGCACGAATATATCCGCGATTTCCCGATAGAACAACGCGGACAGGATGTGTTGCGTTACGTGTTGTGTGCCAACATGCCCGAAACCAAAGACAATGATTTCACCTGGAAAGATTTTCAGGATCGGAATAACAATGAACTGGTAGCTATCCTGGGCAATTTTGTGAACCGTACGCTGGTGCTGATGCATAAACTCTGCAAAGGAAAAGTGCCACGTTATCATGAAGATCTTAACGATGAAAGAGACCGGCAATTATATGCCATGCTGCAACAAGCTAAACAAAAAATCGAACAGCATCTTGAACAATTTCATTTTCGAGATGCTCTGGCGGAAGTGATGAACGTGGCGCGTGAAGGCAATAAATACCTGCAGGACAGAGCTCCATGGCTGCTGGCAAAAGATGAAGCCACCCAACAGGCAAATCAACCGTTGATCGATAACACGATTTTCATGTGCCTGCAATTAACGGCCAATCTGGCTATTTTTTTGAATCCTTTTTTGCCGGCAACAGCGAAAAAAATCTGTTACCTGCTGAAAGTCGTGGATCGCATGCTGGAGTGGGAAAACGCCGGAAGCTTGAAATTGCTGAGTGTGGGATATAGTTTGCGGGAACCTGAGCTGTTATTCCGTAAGATTGAAGATGCCGAGATAGAGAAACAAATGCAAAAACTCCGGGCGGGCAGCCAGCTTCCCACAACCTTTGAGTCGCACCCCACTGAAAAGCACATTCCACCTGTAAAACCAGAGATCCAATATGCCGATTTCGATAAATTAGACCTGCGTGTGGGAACCATTGTGGCGGCTGAAAAAGTAAAACAGGCCGATAAATTGCTTCAACTCACCGTGGATCTGGGCACGGAACAACGCACCATCGTTTCCGGCATCGCACAACACTATGCACCCGAAGAAATCATCGGTCGGCAGGTGATTGTCGTCGCCAACCTGGCACCACGTAAATTAAAAGGCATCACTTCACAGGGTATGATCCTGATGGCCGAAGATGAACAGGGTAAGCTGCATTTTGTGGCTCCAACCGAGCATATCCATCCGGGCGGAAACGTAAGTTGA
- a CDS encoding LD-carboxypeptidase, producing MVFPPYLQPGDRVGITCPASKIAPKIADFAADVIRSWGFEVVLGETVGTAYHNFSAPDEVRLRDLQRMIDDVSIKAILCGRGGYGMIRILDQLHFETLCQSPKWICGYSDITALHIHVHKHYRIATLHSLMCSGITKETFEDQYVQSLKQAWMGVPGYYTFDVHPLNKNGDAEGILIGGNLSLLANISGTRSQPEVKGKILFIEDVGEYKYHIDRMMYQLRRAGWLDGLAALLVGAFTDIKDTSTPFGMSVYEIIYQHVKDEAFPVAFGFPVGHQKENYALKIGGSYALTVARDSCVLREIASS from the coding sequence ATGGTGTTTCCACCTTACTTACAACCCGGTGATCGTGTGGGCATTACCTGTCCGGCAAGTAAAATAGCTCCCAAAATTGCCGATTTTGCTGCCGATGTGATTCGCAGCTGGGGCTTTGAGGTGGTGCTCGGTGAAACAGTGGGCACTGCTTATCATAATTTTTCTGCGCCCGATGAAGTACGCCTGCGTGATCTGCAACGCATGATAGATGATGTATCCATAAAAGCAATTCTATGCGGCCGTGGAGGTTATGGCATGATACGGATTCTCGATCAATTGCATTTCGAAACATTGTGTCAATCTCCGAAATGGATATGTGGTTACAGTGATATCACGGCTTTACATATACATGTACACAAACATTACCGAATAGCCACTTTGCATAGCCTGATGTGTAGTGGCATCACTAAGGAAACGTTTGAAGATCAATATGTACAAAGCCTCAAACAGGCCTGGATGGGCGTTCCAGGATATTACACATTCGACGTGCATCCTTTGAATAAAAATGGTGATGCAGAAGGGATATTAATAGGTGGTAATCTCTCGCTACTGGCTAATATCTCCGGCACGCGTTCTCAGCCTGAGGTTAAAGGTAAAATATTATTCATTGAAGATGTGGGTGAATACAAGTATCATATTGATCGGATGATGTATCAATTGCGAAGGGCGGGATGGCTGGATGGACTGGCTGCTTTGCTGGTGGGGGCTTTTACGGATATTAAAGACACAAGCACACCATTTGGTATGTCGGTGTACGAAATCATTTATCAGCATGTAAAAGATGAAGCATTTCCCGTGGCATTTGGCTTTCCTGTCGGGCATCAAAAAGAAAATTATGCCTTGAAGATAGGCGGCAGCTATGCATTAACCGTAGCGCGCGATAGCTGTGTATTGCGTGAAATAGCTTCAAGCTAA
- a CDS encoding HAMP domain-containing sensor histidine kinase, producing MKRLFPIIVVLITISLLGIIYIQKSWIENAALIKKEEMRQKLVEATDAIRNQLIHSSGSGLTILSTHHDEDSSPWQMLANRFNSQIPVSEKFTADEISAVIHQVFEEKGLHTPYEFAVISNLSMFPSYLIRSPHILETIQDTLHNIQCLIQLSDAAGFLPAGETLVITVPVTQASIVRSMGWMITGSILFTLIIVTAFALTVYALLRQKKISEIKSDFINNISHELKTPLATINLALDTICNEKILVNPEKIKSLTGVIKEESHKMYKHIETVLESSALDKHELELDLKPHDAHALIQKTLNGFALQFQSREAEVHTHLQATQSTILTDENHFIHMLSNLIDNALKYSKGKPFIDIHTANVSKNRLLISVSDKGVGMNRQTQRHIFEKFYRAHSGNIHNVKGFGLGLSYVKSIVDAHGWKIKVESAPGKGTRFDILCTLHT from the coding sequence ATGAAGCGGCTTTTCCCCATTATTGTTGTACTGATCACCATTTCCCTGCTTGGCATTATCTATATTCAGAAAAGCTGGATTGAAAATGCAGCTTTAATCAAAAAAGAAGAAATGCGGCAAAAGCTGGTGGAAGCAACAGATGCCATACGCAACCAGCTGATCCATAGCAGTGGAAGTGGCCTCACCATTTTATCCACGCATCACGACGAGGATAGCTCGCCCTGGCAAATGCTGGCCAACCGATTCAACAGCCAGATACCGGTGAGTGAAAAATTTACGGCCGACGAAATCAGTGCCGTTATCCATCAGGTATTTGAAGAGAAGGGTTTACATACGCCGTATGAATTTGCTGTGATCTCCAACCTCAGCATGTTCCCTTCCTATCTTATTCGTTCGCCGCATATTCTTGAAACCATTCAGGATACCCTGCACAATATCCAGTGCCTTATTCAGCTTTCCGACGCAGCAGGTTTTCTTCCAGCAGGCGAAACACTGGTCATTACCGTGCCCGTTACCCAGGCCAGTATCGTACGTTCGATGGGGTGGATGATTACAGGCTCCATTTTATTTACCCTCATCATCGTCACCGCATTTGCGCTCACGGTATATGCCCTGTTACGCCAGAAAAAAATTTCTGAAATTAAATCAGACTTCATCAACAATATTTCTCATGAATTAAAAACGCCGCTCGCTACCATTAATCTCGCACTGGATACCATTTGTAATGAAAAAATCCTGGTTAATCCCGAAAAGATTAAATCGCTGACCGGCGTCATTAAAGAAGAAAGTCACAAAATGTACAAGCATATTGAAACCGTACTGGAGTCTTCAGCACTTGATAAACATGAACTGGAGCTGGATTTGAAGCCACACGATGCTCATGCGTTGATTCAAAAAACATTAAACGGTTTTGCACTTCAATTTCAAAGCAGAGAGGCCGAAGTGCATACGCATCTTCAGGCTACACAATCCACCATTCTCACGGATGAGAACCATTTTATTCACATGTTATCTAATTTAATTGACAACGCGTTGAAATATTCTAAGGGTAAACCGTTTATCGACATTCATACCGCAAATGTTAGTAAAAACCGGCTCCTTATCAGTGTAAGCGATAAAGGAGTGGGCATGAACAGGCAAACCCAGCGGCATATTTTTGAAAAATTCTATCGTGCTCATTCTGGTAACATACACAACGTAAAAGGATTCGGCCTGGGCCTATCCTACGTGAAATCCATTGTAGATGCACATGGATGGAAAATTAAAGTTGAAAGCGCACCCGGGAAAGGAACACGTTTCGATATTCTTTGCACGTTACATACATAG
- a CDS encoding YqgE/AlgH family protein translates to MVPANGTFLIADPFLKDPNFARTVVLLCEHQAEGSFGFVINRPFEQTLNELLPGTEDLQPIPLYFGGPVQLDTVHFIHQYPDVIEDGYEVGEGIYWGGNFEQTLELIRIGVIDLKKIKFFIGYSGWGSGQLEAELEEHSWIVSPAHPELIFDTRQETVWKQSLRELGDEYALMANFPIDPSLN, encoded by the coding sequence ATGGTTCCGGCTAATGGCACTTTTTTGATTGCGGACCCGTTCTTGAAAGATCCCAATTTTGCACGGACCGTGGTATTATTGTGCGAACATCAGGCCGAAGGCAGTTTTGGCTTTGTGATTAACCGTCCGTTTGAACAAACTTTAAATGAGTTATTACCCGGTACAGAGGATTTGCAACCGATTCCGCTCTATTTCGGCGGCCCCGTACAGCTGGATACCGTACATTTCATTCATCAATATCCGGATGTTATTGAAGATGGCTATGAGGTGGGAGAGGGCATTTACTGGGGTGGAAATTTCGAGCAAACACTTGAATTGATTCGTATAGGAGTCATTGATTTAAAAAAAATTAAATTTTTTATTGGCTATTCCGGTTGGGGTAGTGGACAGCTGGAGGCCGAGCTGGAAGAGCATTCATGGATTGTATCTCCAGCGCATCCCGAACTGATTTTTGATACCAGGCAGGAAACCGTATGGAAGCAATCGTTACGCGAACTGGGGGATGAGTATGCCCTGATGGCCAATTTTCCGATTGACCCTTCCTTGAATTAG
- the atpC gene encoding ATP synthase F1 subunit epsilon: protein MLLEIYTPERKVFEGEVYGVQMPGLDGLFEVLNHHAPMIAALDKGRVKIIQQGDKHETCYYQISGGFVEVLNNKATILAESAIAEALPAAQEH from the coding sequence ATGCTACTCGAAATCTATACCCCCGAACGAAAAGTCTTCGAAGGCGAAGTGTATGGTGTGCAAATGCCGGGGCTGGATGGATTGTTTGAAGTGCTCAACCACCACGCCCCCATGATCGCCGCCCTCGACAAAGGACGCGTGAAAATCATCCAGCAGGGCGATAAACATGAAACGTGTTATTATCAGATCAGCGGCGGCTTTGTAGAAGTGCTGAACAACAAAGCCACTATCCTGGCCGAATCGGCCATAGCCGAAGCTCTTCCGGCTGCACAGGAGCACTAA
- the atpD gene encoding F0F1 ATP synthase subunit beta: MPGVGKIKQIIGPVVDVQFDDENQLPEIYNALEIERENGQILVLEAQQHLGEDSVRCIAMDSTDGLMRGMPVRDTGSPIKMPIGDRIKGRLFNVTGDPIDGLPALPKDNGRPIHAKPPAFEQLSTTTEVLYTGIKVIDLIEPYAKGGKIGLFGGAGVGKTVLIQELINNIAKGYGGLSVFAGVGERTREGNDLLREMIEAGIMRYGEKFRHSMEKGGWDLSAVNLDELMESKATFVFGQMNEPPGARARVALSGLTIAEYFRDGDGSATGGRDILFFVDNIFRFTQAGSEVSALLGRMPSAVGYQPTLATEMGLMQERITSTKNGSITSVQAVYVPADDLTDPAPATTFSHLDATTVLDRKIADQGIYPAVDPLASSSRILTPDIVGEAHYQCANRVKAILQRYKELQDIIAILGMDELSDEDKLIVARARKVQRFLSQPFHVAEQFTGLKGVLVPIEETIRGFNMIMDGEVDEYPEAAFNLVGTIDDAIEKGKRLLEEAAKS; the protein is encoded by the coding sequence ATGCCAGGCGTAGGAAAAATCAAGCAGATCATCGGTCCCGTCGTGGATGTGCAATTCGACGATGAAAATCAATTACCGGAAATTTACAATGCACTGGAAATTGAACGGGAAAACGGCCAGATTCTGGTGCTGGAAGCCCAGCAACACCTTGGTGAAGACAGCGTGCGCTGCATTGCTATGGATTCCACCGATGGCCTGATGCGGGGCATGCCCGTACGCGATACGGGCTCACCTATCAAGATGCCCATCGGCGACCGCATCAAAGGCCGCCTGTTCAACGTGACCGGCGATCCCATCGATGGTTTGCCTGCCCTGCCAAAAGATAATGGCCGCCCCATCCACGCCAAACCGCCCGCCTTTGAACAACTCAGCACCACCACCGAAGTGCTTTATACCGGGATTAAGGTGATTGATCTGATCGAACCCTACGCCAAAGGAGGCAAGATCGGGCTGTTCGGAGGAGCGGGTGTGGGTAAAACCGTGCTCATCCAGGAGCTCATCAACAACATCGCCAAAGGATATGGTGGATTATCCGTGTTTGCCGGTGTGGGCGAACGGACCCGTGAAGGAAACGACCTCCTGCGCGAAATGATTGAAGCCGGCATCATGCGCTATGGCGAAAAATTCCGCCACAGCATGGAAAAAGGCGGCTGGGATCTTTCCGCCGTAAACCTGGATGAGCTGATGGAGTCGAAGGCCACCTTCGTCTTCGGACAGATGAATGAGCCCCCCGGTGCCCGCGCAAGGGTAGCCCTGAGTGGACTCACCATTGCCGAATATTTCCGCGATGGCGACGGCTCGGCAACCGGTGGTCGCGATATCCTGTTCTTCGTGGACAATATCTTTCGCTTCACCCAGGCTGGCTCTGAAGTATCGGCCCTACTGGGACGTATGCCCTCTGCCGTAGGCTATCAACCCACCCTGGCCACCGAAATGGGGTTGATGCAGGAACGGATTACCTCCACCAAAAACGGATCCATCACTTCCGTGCAAGCCGTATATGTCCCTGCCGACGACCTCACTGACCCGGCTCCGGCCACGACGTTCTCCCACCTCGACGCCACTACGGTGCTCGACCGGAAGATCGCCGACCAGGGCATCTACCCGGCTGTGGATCCGCTGGCCTCTTCCTCCCGTATCCTCACCCCCGATATCGTGGGCGAAGCACACTATCAATGCGCCAACCGGGTGAAAGCCATCCTGCAGCGATATAAAGAATTGCAGGACATCATCGCCATTCTGGGTATGGACGAGCTCAGCGATGAAGACAAGCTTATCGTGGCCCGCGCCCGCAAGGTGCAACGCTTCCTGTCGCAACCCTTCCATGTAGCCGAACAGTTTACCGGCCTCAAAGGGGTGCTGGTACCCATCGAAGAAACCATCCGCGGATTTAATATGATCATGGATGGAGAAGTGGATGAATATCCGGAAGCTGCTTTCAACCTGGTAGGCACCATCGACGATGCCATCGAAAAAGGCAAGCGCCTGCTGGAAGAAGCCGCTAAAAGCTAA
- a CDS encoding bifunctional YncE family protein/alkaline phosphatase family protein, translated as MRTMLYLTILPCFFLFCCIHPSSAQHTVMLPNGWRLSPAGKGLALSSDLPLNMAVTPDNHFAAITENGDGRQGIELVDLLQQKVISFTPLHAAWLGLAFSHDGKTLYVSGGDDNVILILRLQNNSLQVVDSLVLGKPWPNRIGITGIALDEAHHRLYAVTKENNALYVCDPNTHTVLHRVQLPAEAYTCVYDPASQVLYISLWGGDAVIAYQTATNRILTTIPVESHPNDMTLRADGRLLFVANANSNSVSVIDTRTRKVIETLNCSLYPADSLTGSTTNAVALSPDGHILYAANADNNCLAVFDVSHPGASRSLGFIPTGWYPTCVRVVNNQIWVVNGKGFTSMANPYGPQPTNRRVQSPYQKNVTSTQPVQYIGSLFKGSLSVIPVPDARQLATYSQQVYANTPFNPYKEAVAPGVPGNPIPMKPGDSTPIKYVFYIIKENRTYDQVFGDMPEGNGDPALCLFPDSVTPNHHALAREFVLFDNFYVDAEVSADGHNWSTAAYATDYVEKTWPTNYSGRGGTYDYEGTRKIAYPEKGYIWDYCRRAGISYRNYGEFVHNGQGNILPAIRGHYCAAFPDFDLSIQDIYREKIWEHDFDSLVAIGALPRFCTLRFPNDHTSGMRRGAYTPFAALADNDLALGRFIEHLSHSPVWKESVVFVLEDDAQNGPDHVDAHRSIAFVIGPYVKRHFVDHTLYSTSGMLRTIELILGLPPMSQYDAAATPMWRAFTSTPDFTPYTARPEKVDINDRNTADNALARESARFDLSKEDAAPDIPFNEVIWKAVKGIHSEMPAPRHSAFVVPHTASDRDEDE; from the coding sequence ATGAGAACCATGCTCTACCTGACCATTCTTCCCTGCTTTTTCCTTTTTTGCTGCATACATCCATCTTCGGCCCAGCATACCGTGATGCTGCCCAACGGCTGGCGCCTCAGTCCGGCAGGCAAGGGCCTCGCCTTGAGCAGCGATTTACCGCTGAATATGGCTGTTACGCCTGATAACCATTTCGCAGCCATCACAGAAAACGGCGATGGTCGACAGGGTATTGAGCTGGTCGATTTGCTCCAGCAAAAAGTGATTTCCTTCACGCCCCTTCATGCAGCCTGGCTGGGGCTGGCATTCAGTCACGACGGGAAAACGCTCTATGTATCGGGCGGCGATGATAACGTAATTCTCATCCTGCGCTTGCAAAACAATAGCTTGCAGGTCGTCGATTCGCTTGTGCTGGGCAAACCCTGGCCCAACCGCATAGGTATTACGGGTATCGCCCTCGATGAAGCACATCACCGGCTGTATGCGGTGACCAAGGAAAACAATGCGCTTTACGTGTGCGACCCGAACACACATACGGTGTTGCATCGTGTGCAGCTGCCGGCCGAAGCCTATACCTGCGTGTACGATCCGGCATCACAGGTTTTGTATATCTCGCTCTGGGGTGGCGATGCGGTGATTGCCTATCAAACCGCAACGAACCGCATCCTCACCACCATTCCGGTGGAAAGCCATCCGAATGACATGACGTTGCGTGCGGATGGCCGCTTGCTGTTTGTGGCCAATGCCAACAGCAACAGCGTTTCGGTGATCGACACGCGTACCCGGAAGGTTATTGAAACCCTCAACTGCAGCTTATATCCGGCCGACTCCCTGACCGGTTCCACCACCAATGCCGTAGCCCTGTCGCCCGACGGGCACATCCTGTATGCCGCCAATGCCGATAACAACTGCCTGGCCGTGTTCGATGTATCACATCCAGGGGCTTCCCGCTCGCTGGGCTTCATCCCCACCGGCTGGTACCCGACCTGCGTGCGGGTGGTGAACAACCAGATCTGGGTGGTCAATGGCAAGGGATTCACCTCGATGGCCAACCCCTATGGCCCGCAGCCTACCAATCGACGCGTGCAAAGTCCGTATCAGAAAAATGTGACCAGCACCCAGCCCGTACAATATATCGGCAGCCTGTTTAAAGGCAGCCTGTCGGTAATACCCGTTCCCGACGCCCGGCAGCTGGCTACTTATTCCCAGCAGGTGTATGCCAACACGCCCTTTAATCCTTACAAAGAAGCCGTAGCCCCGGGCGTGCCGGGTAATCCCATCCCCATGAAACCGGGCGACTCTACACCCATCAAATACGTGTTCTACATCATCAAGGAAAACCGGACCTACGATCAGGTTTTTGGCGATATGCCCGAGGGCAACGGCGACCCCGCGCTTTGCCTGTTTCCCGACAGCGTTACGCCCAATCATCATGCCCTGGCTCGTGAATTTGTATTGTTCGACAATTTCTATGTGGATGCCGAGGTGAGCGCTGACGGCCATAACTGGAGCACGGCCGCCTATGCAACCGATTATGTGGAAAAAACCTGGCCTACCAACTACAGCGGTCGCGGCGGCACGTATGATTATGAAGGCACCCGCAAAATTGCCTACCCTGAAAAAGGCTATATCTGGGATTATTGCCGGCGGGCAGGCATCAGCTATCGCAACTATGGCGAGTTTGTGCACAACGGACAGGGCAATATCCTGCCGGCCATCCGGGGGCATTACTGTGCCGCTTTCCCCGATTTTGATCTCAGCATTCAGGATATCTACCGCGAAAAAATCTGGGAACATGATTTTGATTCCCTGGTGGCCATCGGTGCGCTACCCCGGTTCTGCACCCTCCGCTTCCCGAACGACCATACCAGCGGCATGCGACGCGGTGCTTACACGCCATTTGCTGCGCTGGCCGATAATGATCTGGCGCTGGGCCGCTTTATCGAGCATCTTTCCCATAGCCCGGTCTGGAAGGAAAGCGTGGTTTTTGTGCTGGAAGACGACGCCCAGAATGGTCCCGACCATGTAGATGCCCATCGATCCATTGCTTTCGTGATCGGCCCCTATGTAAAACGCCATTTTGTGGATCACACCCTGTATTCTACTTCGGGTATGCTGCGCACCATAGAGCTGATCCTGGGCCTGCCGCCCATGAGTCAGTATGACGCCGCCGCCACGCCCATGTGGCGCGCCTTCACCTCCACACCCGATTTCACGCCCTATACGGCCCGGCCGGAAAAAGTGGATATCAACGACCGCAATACGGCCGACAATGCGCTGGCCCGGGAATCGGCCCGCTTCGACCTGTCGAAAGAAGATGCAGCGCCCGATATTCCGTTCAATGAGGTGATCTGGAAAGCCGTAAAAGGCATACACAGCGAAATGCCCGCGCCACGACACAGCGCATTTGTAGTGCCGCATACAGCTTCTGACCGGGATGAGGATGAATAA
- a CDS encoding DUF1800 domain-containing protein yields MEGYLAREPLWKYQHLAWRAGFGVDRPTLLHWQSMPIKHVVKTLIRQRQSSPSILQTAEGQQLRAQWPSLRGRFLQLTQDEKKQLQKLQREGVKNLNLAWLQEMSTTSDFLREKMALFWHGHFACRVPNVLHNEQMLQVIRENALGNFGDLLVAVSKSPAMLQFLNNQQNRKQHPNENFAREVMELFTMGRGQYTEQDVKEGARAFTGWGFNPQGEFVFRKNLHDDGVKHFLGKTGRFTGDDILQILLEQRATAYHVSEKIYRFLVNDTPDPGQVQQMANWFYDSGYDIATLLEKLFTSDWFYDTRHIGAHIKSPIELMVGMQRTIPVSYRNPNIWLLFQRSLEQVLFYPPNVGGWPGGKSWIDSSSLMLRLRLPQVLYAGSIWNIRPKAMPDEIMDEDMLMQPEMHVDSEQQHIRDYLIHTVGGHMQATVQWDAYLRKFQDIPEEQLPMEIASLLLVNTPQDVDRNRISTYADRSSRERFIQSLTVLLMSTPEYQVC; encoded by the coding sequence ATGGAAGGATATCTGGCCCGCGAGCCGCTCTGGAAATATCAGCACCTGGCCTGGCGTGCTGGCTTTGGGGTCGACAGGCCAACGTTATTACACTGGCAATCGATGCCCATCAAACATGTGGTCAAAACCTTGATTCGTCAGCGGCAATCATCTCCATCAATATTGCAAACAGCAGAAGGACAACAACTGAGGGCTCAGTGGCCTTCCCTACGCGGCCGGTTTTTACAACTTACCCAGGATGAAAAAAAGCAATTGCAAAAATTACAGCGAGAGGGCGTAAAAAACTTGAACCTGGCCTGGCTGCAGGAGATGAGTACGACGTCCGATTTTTTGCGTGAAAAAATGGCCCTATTCTGGCACGGCCACTTTGCTTGCCGCGTGCCCAACGTATTGCATAACGAACAAATGTTGCAGGTAATCCGGGAAAATGCACTCGGTAATTTCGGCGACTTGCTGGTGGCCGTCTCGAAGAGTCCAGCCATGCTACAGTTTTTAAACAATCAGCAAAACCGCAAGCAACATCCCAACGAAAACTTTGCCCGGGAGGTGATGGAACTGTTTACCATGGGACGCGGACAATATACCGAGCAGGATGTTAAAGAAGGCGCCCGTGCCTTTACCGGGTGGGGCTTCAATCCCCAGGGAGAGTTCGTTTTTCGCAAAAACCTGCATGATGATGGCGTGAAACATTTTTTAGGGAAAACGGGTCGTTTCACCGGCGATGATATCCTGCAAATACTGCTCGAGCAGCGAGCCACCGCTTATCATGTTTCCGAGAAGATCTATCGCTTCCTGGTAAACGACACACCCGACCCCGGACAGGTGCAACAGATGGCCAACTGGTTTTATGATTCAGGCTATGATATAGCCACCCTGCTTGAAAAATTGTTCACGTCCGACTGGTTTTATGACACCCGGCATATAGGCGCTCATATTAAGTCGCCCATAGAGCTGATGGTGGGCATGCAGCGAACCATACCTGTCAGCTACCGCAATCCCAATATCTGGTTGCTTTTTCAACGCAGTCTGGAACAGGTGCTTTTTTATCCACCCAATGTAGGTGGCTGGCCGGGTGGGAAAAGCTGGATTGATAGCAGCAGTTTGATGTTGCGTTTGCGATTGCCTCAGGTATTGTATGCGGGTTCTATCTGGAACATCCGACCCAAGGCTATGCCCGACGAAATCATGGACGAAGACATGCTCATGCAACCTGAAATGCATGTAGATAGCGAACAGCAGCATATTCGCGACTATCTCATCCATACCGTAGGCGGGCACATGCAGGCTACTGTGCAATGGGATGCTTATCTGCGGAAATTTCAGGATATTCCCGAAGAACAGCTCCCGATGGAGATAGCCAGCCTTTTACTGGTTAACACAC